Within Candidatus Cloacimonadaceae bacterium, the genomic segment TCCCCGAACTCATCCCCGATCTGCAAACTGACTGTGCCATGATATTTGCCGCTGTCCAATCCGGCGATCGGGATCTTCAGCGTGAGCCCTTCGATCATGGACACCGGAATGAAGTCGATATAATCATCGGAGATCAGCACACTGTCCTTTTCAATGCTCAATACCAAAAGTTGAGAGATGCCAAGTTCCGCAGCCGGAGGATACACCTCAAAATATATGTAGGCAATATCCCCCGCGCCTTTGTCCAAAATCATGGACGGCTGCGGTTGAAAAAGTGTCTTACCCCTACGGAACTTGTCCAGATAGGAGCTGCTGTCCGGACGCACGACGCTGCACAGTTCAACATCGCTGATCAACGAGTTTTGAGGCAATTTGCCCATATCAAAGTTCCAGACAAACACGCGTTTTGAATTCAGATCCTTCGCCAGAAAGGTAAAGCTGTATTTATCATTTACAAGCCGAAAACTGAGCCGGTTCAGGTATGACTTGTTTGAACCCGTATCGTCTTTGTTGGATACTCCGACGTTGTCTGTGACCGTTCTGGTCAATAGGATCGTATCCTGCTCCGTGATCTTAATGCTGATTTCCACTTCGGCGAAAAATCCACCCTTATGCGCCAGGAATACCAGATTGCGATAAGGAATCTGATAATCCACATGCAGAACAGTCTCATTGTTTTTGTCCAAAAAGCGATTGTAATCGATGTGCATATTCAGCTTCTGCTGCGCGAACAGAAAGCCGGAACACAACGTCATCAGCACCGCGAAAATGATCTTGCTAAAACTCTTCATCTTTGTTCCTCAGTGTGTATTGTCCGTATCCGCCGATATCGGCAAAGATAAACTCCAGATTTTGCTGATAGTAGATCCATGAAATAAATGGATAGAGCCCGATGGGGTGAACTTCGCTGAGGATATCATCAGGTTCACCGTACTTGATATAAATCCTGCCGCGATCGGACTTCCAACCCTGCAACTTCTTATGGACAGTGAATAGTCCGTCCGCATTCAGCACGCGTTGGTAGAATCGCTCCCGCGCTTCGTTGCGAAGCGTTCCGGGGCTGGGATCGTGCATGCTCCAATAAAGCTCAATACCATCATTATGTTTGTTGTCCGGCAGGGCGCGCAGGCTCTGCCACTCGTTCTGAGATGTGATATAGCGAAGTTGTTGAATCTGTTCTTTGAGCGAATAGCGGATATTGTATGAAAACCACGGGTTATATAGAAACGGCTCCATGTGATAGTGGATGTTTGCCTCATAGAAACTGATGCTGACCGAAGATGGAACCTGCCCGCCGTTCATATCCAGAAATGAAATGTTGTTGGGACTGCTTGGAGCGGCGTATTTGATCGTTCTATCGTTCAGGCGCACGTGAATGCTGTCCGCTGCCAGGCTAAACTTCTGATACAAGGTGCAGGATTCCACCAACAGACCGCTTAAACTCACCGTTGGCGGCATGAATTCCATATTTTCCTTTTTGACGACATAATATGCTTGACCAATCTCGGTGGATGCCTCTCCCAATATGAAAGTTTTGTCATACTGCTGTTTGTTGCCTAACAGCACGTTGCGCAGTTTCAACCTTGCGGTATATTTCCCCGCGGGCAGATTTGTGGTAAATCGAACCGGCAGCGCGCTATCCCTGAGCCAGTCTCTGTTTATGATCACGAGCGTCTCTTCGTGTTTCGCAGTCTGCTTTTTCCGCACGTTTTTGATCTCAACCGAGACCTGATACTGCACGGTTTCGACACCTTTTTTGAAGACGATGCCATTATAGGGAACGATGATCCAAAAATCCACTTCGCTCCCATATTTTTCATAGATGATCTCTTGCGCGGACAGCGTTCCGACGATCAGCAGGATCAGGATCAGCAGGAATCTACTCATTTTTCTCCAAGATCGAAACCCGCAGCCCAAAATCGATCTTTTCCTTTTCCAGCCAGCTCAAAACTGCGTTTGAAGGAAACACTTTTTTCTGCGAATCGAGATAATATTTATCCCCTTCGGCGGTGGAGATCGCGGTTTTTACGCTAAAAAGCCCACTTGGTTTGCCAAAGATCCTTTCAAATTCATCCAGCAGGCTTTTGTTCAGTCTCGCCAGCTCAAGATTGATGAGCAATTCGCCGGTGAGCGTGTGGTTCAGTTCTTCGAGGGAAAGTATCATTTGAGGATTGACCCGCAGGATGTTGTCCTCGTTGCCTGTGAAACCTGATTTACCGCCGATGATAAAGAATATCTTGCCCGCAGTCAGCAGGTTGATATACTTTTGATAATCGCGATTGAATAGCGCCACTTCATAGCGTCCTGCCAGATCCTCAAATTCGATGAAAGCGATGGGATTGCCTTTGTTGTCTTTTTTACGGGTGATCTTGGAAACGATACCCGCCAGGATCATGTCCGAGCCGGTTTTCCCTTTGCCGCTGATCGCGTTGGCATTGGTCAGATGCTTGATCAGAGCCCGGTATTCATACAAGGGATGACCGCTCATATAGAAACCCAGCACTTCCTTTTCCTTTTCCAGTTGGTAGATATAGCTCCACGGCTCTTCAGTGGGCAGGGGCGGATAATAATCCTCTTGGGTCTCGTCCTCGCTGATGAGATCAAACACGCTGGTTTGTCCTTTCTTGCGGTCACGTTGATCACCGGTGCTCAAAGCCAGCGCGTTTTCGATCACAGCCCATTTTTGTGCCCGGCTGCCTTCAAGCTCGTCCATGGCACCGGACGCGATCAGGCTTTCCAGCACGCTTTTGTTCACCGCTGAGCTGTCCAATCTCGAGCAGAAAGCATATATATTGTTATATGGTCCGTTGTCATCCCGGTCTTCAATGATGGCGCGCATCGCAGCTTCGCCGAGATTCTTGAGCGCCCGCAACCCAAAAAGCACTTCCTTGCCATGCACGCTAAATTCGCTGTCGCTGCGATTGATATTGGGTGCTATGATCTTGATGCCCATAGATTTGCAGACTTCGA encodes:
- a CDS encoding GWxTD domain-containing protein, with the translated sequence MKSFSKIIFAVLMTLCSGFLFAQQKLNMHIDYNRFLDKNNETVLHVDYQIPYRNLVFLAHKGGFFAEVEISIKITEQDTILLTRTVTDNVGVSNKDDTGSNKSYLNRLSFRLVNDKYSFTFLAKDLNSKRVFVWNFDMGKLPQNSLISDVELCSVVRPDSSSYLDKFRRGKTLFQPQPSMILDKGAGDIAYIYFEVYPPAAELGISQLLVLSIEKDSVLISDDYIDFIPVSMIEGLTLKIPIAGLDSGKYHGTVSLQIGDEFGEKSFEFFITEIKEERLFLLIEPDDDYQILRYFLGSSVPADWRNLDINTKRRYITQMWKNLARSVNLDTKDLIGTVRERVDYADRYFGHFKPGRTTDMGRIYIRNGKPDEVEKDTTSDETRYVRKDYQIWKYRGRINAVYVFIDLQMTGNYQLIFVKNDESESTNPDYLRYLGDGFDASKLSN
- a CDS encoding GWxTD domain-containing protein, whose protein sequence is MSRFLLILILLIVGTLSAQEIIYEKYGSEVDFWIIVPYNGIVFKKGVETVQYQVSVEIKNVRKKQTAKHEETLVIINRDWLRDSALPVRFTTNLPAGKYTARLKLRNVLLGNKQQYDKTFILGEASTEIGQAYYVVKKENMEFMPPTVSLSGLLVESCTLYQKFSLAADSIHVRLNDRTIKYAAPSSPNNISFLDMNGGQVPSSVSISFYEANIHYHMEPFLYNPWFSYNIRYSLKEQIQQLRYITSQNEWQSLRALPDNKHNDGIELYWSMHDPSPGTLRNEARERFYQRVLNADGLFTVHKKLQGWKSDRGRIYIKYGEPDDILSEVHPIGLYPFISWIYYQQNLEFIFADIGGYGQYTLRNKDEEF